The following are encoded together in the Salvelinus fontinalis isolate EN_2023a chromosome 38, ASM2944872v1, whole genome shotgun sequence genome:
- the LOC129837194 gene encoding uncharacterized protein LOC129837194 isoform X1 yields the protein MIVVKRKMAKVLMTSNSTRDLWNILSIALLIAAGALAQTVTQTPDEVVYQLAQNASMDCQFIHTPDQQVATNPILYWHKITSLTQMTRLWPHPESPYKDRVEVLDSDRNSPNRSVLLKNVQWEDSSGKYECKLSYRAAKQDKRTKGSGVKLLIHDLMFFGLDPDNETQVMCAVNVSRDDGFFLSLLQDGSKVFQKTIDPLHPSMSLSVTLSVILPLEKGKNYECQIHLGSTLIMSQPFQQPLETPAVEKVLPEPVFLFVAILLVPITVLLALMTALLVLRR from the exons ATGATTGTGGTAAAAAGGAAGATGGCAAAGGTTTTGATGACCTCAAATTCAACGAGAGATTTGTGGAACATTCTAAGTATTGCCCTCCTCATCGCTGCAG GAGCCTTGGCCCAGACAGTTACCCAGACACCTGATGAGGTTGTGTATCAACTGGCTCAGAATGCCTCAATGGACTGCCAGTTCATCCACACTCCAGACCAGCAGGTGGCAACGAATCCCATTCTCTACTGGCATAAAATTACAAGTTTGACCCAAATGACAAGACTGTGGCCTCATCCAGAGTCACCGTACAAGGATCGTGTGGAGGTTCTGGACAGTGACCGCAACTCACCAAACAGATCTGTACTTCTGAAGAATGTCCAGTGGGAAGATAGCAGTGGAAAGTATGAGTGTAAACTTTCTTATAGGGCCGCCAAACAAGACAAGAGGACAAAAGGGAGCGGTGTTAAGCTGTTGATACATG ATTTGATGTTCTTTGGGCTTGACCCTGATAATGAGACCCAAGTCATGTGTGCTGTGAATGTTTCCCGGGATGATGGGTTTTTCTTATCCTTGCTACAAGACGGATCTAAAGTATTCCAAAAGACCATTGATCCTCTTCACCCCAGCATGTCACTGTCTGTTACCCTGTCTGTGATCCTCCCCTTGGAGAAGGGGAAGAATTATGAGTGTCAAATCCACCTGGGCTCCACCTTGATAATGAGCCAGCCCTTCCAACAGCCGCTTGAGACGCCAG CAGTAGAGAAGGTTCTTCCTGAACCTGTTTTCCTGTTCGTGGCCATCCTCCTGGTCCCCATCACCGTGCTTCTGGCTCTGATGACAGCCCTTCTTGTTCTACgcagataa
- the LOC129837194 gene encoding uncharacterized protein LOC129837194 isoform X2 has product MDCQFIHTPDQQVATNPILYWHKITSLTQMTRLWPHPESPYKDRVEVLDSDRNSPNRSVLLKNVQWEDSSGKYECKLSYRAAKQDKRTKGSGVKLLIHDLMFFGLDPDNETQVMCAVNVSRDDGFFLSLLQDGSKVFQKTIDPLHPSMSLSVTLSVILPLEKGKNYECQIHLGSTLIMSQPFQQPLETPAVEKVLPEPVFLFVAILLVPITVLLALMTALLVLRR; this is encoded by the exons ATGGACTGCCAGTTCATCCACACTCCAGACCAGCAGGTGGCAACGAATCCCATTCTCTACTGGCATAAAATTACAAGTTTGACCCAAATGACAAGACTGTGGCCTCATCCAGAGTCACCGTACAAGGATCGTGTGGAGGTTCTGGACAGTGACCGCAACTCACCAAACAGATCTGTACTTCTGAAGAATGTCCAGTGGGAAGATAGCAGTGGAAAGTATGAGTGTAAACTTTCTTATAGGGCCGCCAAACAAGACAAGAGGACAAAAGGGAGCGGTGTTAAGCTGTTGATACATG ATTTGATGTTCTTTGGGCTTGACCCTGATAATGAGACCCAAGTCATGTGTGCTGTGAATGTTTCCCGGGATGATGGGTTTTTCTTATCCTTGCTACAAGACGGATCTAAAGTATTCCAAAAGACCATTGATCCTCTTCACCCCAGCATGTCACTGTCTGTTACCCTGTCTGTGATCCTCCCCTTGGAGAAGGGGAAGAATTATGAGTGTCAAATCCACCTGGGCTCCACCTTGATAATGAGCCAGCCCTTCCAACAGCCGCTTGAGACGCCAG CAGTAGAGAAGGTTCTTCCTGAACCTGTTTTCCTGTTCGTGGCCATCCTCCTGGTCCCCATCACCGTGCTTCTGGCTCTGATGACAGCCCTTCTTGTTCTACgcagataa